The following proteins are encoded in a genomic region of Arachis ipaensis cultivar K30076 chromosome B02, Araip1.1, whole genome shotgun sequence:
- the LOC107626040 gene encoding LOW QUALITY PROTEIN: crooked neck-like protein 1 (The sequence of the model RefSeq protein was modified relative to this genomic sequence to represent the inferred CDS: inserted 2 bases in 1 codon), with amino-acid sequence MSLSKEADSTLGYLTLKDTEVKLPPPTRVKNKTPAPIQITAEQILREAGERQEAEIRPPKQKIPDATELGEYRLHKRKEFEDLIRRVRRNIGVWIKYAQWEESQKDFERARSAWEKALEIDNKNHTLWLKYAEMEMKNKFINHARNVWNRAVTLLPRVDQLWYKYIHMEELLGNVAGARQVFERWMKWMPDQQGWLSYIKFELRYNEIERARGIFERFVQCHPRVGAWIRHAKFEMKNGEVAKARNVYERAVEELADDEEAEQLFVAFAEFEERCKETERARGIYKFALDHIPKGRAEDLYRKFVAFEKQYGDREGIEDAIVGKRRFQYEDEVRKNPLNYDSWFDYIRLEESVGNKERIKEVYERAIVNVPPAEEKRFWQRYIYLWINYALYKELDVKDVDRTRDVYRECLNLIPHSKFSFAKIWLLAAQFEIRQLNLKGARQILGNAIGKAPKDKIFKKYIEIELQLGNIDRCRKLYEKYLEWSPENCYVWSKYAELERSLXETDRARAIFELAIAQPALDMPELLWKAYIDFETAEGEFERARALYERLLNRTKHLKVWISYAEFEATAIDQNSLDLIEEEQERECLQRARRVFEEALNYFRSSAPELKEERAMLLEKWLNMEAASGELGDVSLVQSKLPKKLKKRRKVTTEDGSARIGEFIDYLFPEETQTTNLKILEAAYQWKKQKLSSGEWRQLN; translated from the exons ATGTCTTTGTCAAAAGAAGCAGACTCAACATTGGGTTACCTCACGCTCAAGGACACGGAGGTGAAGCTTCCACCGCCAACGCGGGTCAAGAACAAGACACCTGCTCCGATTCAAATCACAGCGGAGCAGATTCTCCGGGAGGCTGGGGAGCGGCAAGAGGCTGAGATCCGCCCGCCAAAGCAGAAGATCCCCGATGCCACTGAGCTTGGCGAGTACCGCCTCCACAAGCGAAAAGAGTTTGAGGACTTAATTCGGCGTGTGAGACGGAACATTGGCGTGTGGATTAAGTATGCACAGTGGGAAGAGTCTCAGAAGGACTTCGAGAGAGCACGCTCTGCTTGGGAGAAAGCACTGGAAATTGACAACAAGAACCACACCCTTTGGCTCAAGTATGCAGAGATGGAGATGAAGAACAAGTTCATCAACCATGCGCGAAACGTGTGGAACCGCGCTGTCACCCTCCTACCGAGGGTCGACCAGTTATGGTACAAGTATATACATATGGAGGAACTGCTTGGCAATGTTGCTGGTGCCAGACAG GTTTTCGAGCGGTGGATGAAGTGGATGCCTGATCAGCAGGGATGGCTCTCTTACATCAAGTTTGAGCTTAGGTACAATGAAATTGAGCGAGCCAGGGGGATATTCGAGCGTTTTGTGCAGTGCCACCCTAGGGTTGGGGCGTGGATTCGGCATGCCAAGTTCGAGATGAAGAATGGGGAGGTGGCAAAGGCTAGGAATGTTTATGAGAGAGCGGTGGAGGAGCTTGCTGATGATGAGGAAGCTGAGCAGCTGTTTGTTGCTTTTGCTGAGTTTGAGGAGAGATGTAAGGAGACTGAGCGTGCAAGGGGTATATATAAGTTTGCTCTTGATCATATCCCCAAGGGGAGGGCAGAAGACTTGTACCGTAAGTTTGTGGCATTTGAGAAGCAGTATGGTGACAGGGAAGGGATTGAGGATGCTATTGTCGGAAAAAGGAGGTTTCAGTATGAGGATGAAGTGAGGAAAAATCCGTTGAACTATGATTCATGGTTTGACTATATACGATTGGAGGAGAGTGTGGGCAATAAGGAAAGGATCAAGGAGGTGTATGAGAGAGCTATAGTCAATGTTCCTCCTGCAGAGGAGAAGCGATTCTGGCAGCGATATATCTATTTGTG GATTAATTATGCACTCTACAAAGAGCTTGATGTTAAAGATGTGGATCGAACAAGAGATGTATACAG GGAGTGTCTCAACTTGATACCACATAGCAAGTTTTCATTTGCAAAGATATGGCTTCTAGCAGCCCAGTTTGAAATACGTCAGCTGAATCTCAAGGGTGCTCGACAGATATTAGGAAATGCCATTGGAAAGGCTCCAAAAGACAAG ATTTTCAAGAAGTATATAGAGATAGAACTGCAGCTTGGTAACATAGATAGATGCAGAAAACTATATGAAAAGTATCTGGAGTGGTCGCCTGAAAATTGCTATGTTTGGAGCAAGTATGCAGAATTGGAGAGATCTTT TGAGACTGATCGAGCTAGAGCAATATTCGAGCTTGCAATCGCTCAACCAGCATTGGATATGCCTGAACTATTGTGGAAG GCATATATTGACTTTGAGACTGCAGAAGGTGAATTTGAGAGAGCAAGAGCGCTTTATGAAAGGCTTCTTAATAGAACAAAGCACTTGAAGGTATGGATAAGCTATGCGGAATTTGAGGCAACGGCAATAGATCAGAACAGTTTAGACTTGATAGAAGAAGAGCAAGAGAGGGAATGCCTTCAGCGTGCTAGAA GGGTGTTTGAGGAAGCTCTTAACTACTTCAGATCATCAGCTCCGGAACTGAAGGAGGAAAGGGCAATGCTATTGGAGAAATGGCTCAACATGGAGGCTGCTTCTGGCGAGCTTGGTGATGTTAGCTTAGTCCAATCTAAGCTGCCGAAGAAGctcaaaaagagaagaaaagttaCTACTGAAGATGGTTCTGCCAG AATTGGGGAATTCATCGACTATTTGTTCCCTGAAGAAACTCAGACGACTAATCTTAAGATCTTAGAAGCTGCATACCAGTGGAAGAAGCAAAAATTGTCTTCTGGCGAGTGGCGACAACTGAACTAA